GGACATTACAGCCACTATTAAGATCTGAAATTGGAACGCATTGGAGAAACGTAATCCTAAATTGCAATGCAACCACCTAAGAGGAATTGAACAACTTCGTTTTTGTTCTTATCAAAGACTGATAATTGTTTGCTAATCTTATATAGGATTTGACTtacatgtttttattaaaataacagtatgtatgcTGTAGTGTAAGTAACGGTTAAGAttaaatcttaaagttgacttatttttaaaagcttttaataagagagagaaaataaaaaagtattttttttagattcaaCCTTGACCGTTGCTATTCATGGTGTTTGAATTTTCGTAGTAATTGTGGATTTGACAAAGGTTGTTGTAGCTGAATTCTAATGCGGACATGACAAAGATCTTGTAAATAACAGAGAAAGTTAAAGCATTTCTTGCAATGAAAATCATTGAGCTACTTGGCTCTTCACATACCCATTTGTTTATTGTAGCAGCAGAACAATAGAGATTGATTGATCCATGTCAAAAATCCAGTGCTGCATGCTTCATATTGGCGGTAGCCATGTGATAACAATTGGGCTTCTCACCCTGTGCATTCCATCCTTCCATACCAGGCTTCCAAATTCAGGCTCTGTTTGCCGAGATACTGTAGAGAAGGTGATCTTGTAAGACAATTTCTGATATTTTCTGGTGAAGTGCAGGGTTTTGGGCTCGACTTGCAGGGAGGCGCCTTTAAATGGCGATAAAATGGCATGGTAATTGGACACTGGAGGGCCGACATTGGTGGCAGTTCTGTGAAATGTCAAAGTAGTGATGGATGCTTTCTCTGGGAACACGGCTGAGATTGCTGGGTAGTTCAAGTCCCCTGGGCTGGCAAGAGAGTGTGCACAAGAtctgtttgagaaaactttcAGCTGAGCTGGAGTGAGCTTCTGCGCGCAGAGGAATTCAAAGTAATCCTGAGCCTCAATATCATAAACCAAGCCTGGTTCAAGGGCCTTTATTGGGTTAATGTGTCCTGCTCCATGATCATATGGGTTTGAAGGTGAAGCTGCAGAGGCATCTTTTAGAGGGCCATGGGTGTTGTCATGAACATATGCTGTTGTCATAAGGGCAGATTTTATTGCTGCTGGACTCCATTCTGGGTGCCTAGCCTTGAGCAAAGCAGCCACCCCACTCACATGTGGGCATGACATTGAAGTTCCAGACAGTAAGTTGAACTTCACTCTACGCTGATCCGTTGGTAAACCTGttggaatataaattaaatatgattttagGATAAGCGGTtagttaatataatataaaagcaAAGATAATTCGAACCGTGAATTATTAAATTCatgtaaacttttaaaataaataatgatttaacaaaaaccTGATGGCCCAGCGTCTCCTGTCCAAGCGGCAAGAATGTTCACCCCAGGGGCCACCACATCAGGCTTGAGAATTTCGAGAGTAAGAGAATTTGGCCCTCTAGATGAAAATGCTGCCACCACCGGAGAGGGCCGAATCCCCAGCCTAGTACCAAGAAAGGCTAGATTTGCAGTCGGATTTGGACTTGTTATCACGTAATGCTTGAGTGCTTTTCCGTCTGTTTCTCCTACTGCAACTGCAGGAAGAAGGTGACAATCTGCAACCAGCTCTTCTCCATTGGCAGCAGTGTTTGCAAGAACCATTCCCACCCCTCCTGCATCTTTCACCACCTGACCCTTCTGCACACGAGGACTAATGCCTCGGTCACATATCACAATCTTTCCTGCAACAAGACGCCGATCCAAAGTTCCGTCCAAACACAAGGAGCCTGGATCGGGGCTGCTTGAGTTACCACCCATGTATACCACCGGGTATTGCTTGTTTATTGACAGCATCCTTCGCCCTTTATAGAGTGAAACTCCATTCAAAGTTCTGCCATTTCCCATCTTAACCGTGGCTGGGAAATCTCTGTCCATGGTGCTGGCACCAACTGTGGTAATCCAGGGTGACACATTTGTGAGGCTGGCAGGCTCGGGTCCTCCATTTCCAGCTGAGCTTGAAACTAAAACACCCATCTCCATTGCCCCAAAAGTTGCTATGGACAAACTGTCGCGGTAGTAAGAAGACACGCCACCACCCAAAGATATCGACAAGATATTGACTCCATCTGCCACAGCTCTATCAACCGCCGACAGAATATCCGAGCTGAAGCACCCACCAGTCCAGCAAACTTTGTAAACGGCAATTCTCGCGCCGGGTGCCATTCCTCTGGCCATCCCAAAAGCATATCCTTCAAGGTTGGCACCACGCACTAAAGACCCAGCAACTGTGGCTGCCGTGTGAGATCCATGCCCATCTTGATCTCTAGGGGATTTATACTCTGTTTGCTCGTTAATTTTCCCAGCAGCAGTTTCATATCCATGGTAGAACACTCTTGCACCGACAATCTTCCTGTTGCAGTGATGTTTCTCGAATCCTCTGCCTGTCTCACATTGTCCTTTCCAATGAGCAGGCACCGGTGTCATGCCGGTATCGTTGAAGCTCCCACTCTCCGGCCAAATCCCAGTGTCTACCACACCGACAATGACATCATGGTCTGACAGTTTTTGAGACCAGACGCTATTGATGTCCTCTGGTTCGAGCCCAAGAAACGCGGGACTCCTTGTGGTGTGTAGGTGGTATTTCGTCTCTGGGAATATAGCCACTACGCCATCTTCTTCCTCTAGCCTCTCAGCTTCTTCTTCGCTCAACCGAGCAGCAACACCATGCACAGCAGTCTGGTAACTGTAGATTATCCTGTCTTCCTCCCCTGCATCGCCTTGTTGTTCAGGTTGGATCAGTACTGATCTTACTTTCGACGAGTACCATTCGAGGTGATTGGTA
This window of the Corylus avellana chromosome ca5, CavTom2PMs-1.0 genome carries:
- the LOC132181341 gene encoding subtilisin-like protease SBT1.3, whose translation is MAESPVKWACLMLTSYLFFNIVLSADTQLGKKTTYIVQMDKSAMPRSFTNHLEWYSSKVRSVLIQPEQQGDAGEEDRIIYSYQTAVHGVAARLSEEEAERLEEEDGVVAIFPETKYHLHTTRSPAFLGLEPEDINSVWSQKLSDHDVIVGVVDTGIWPESGSFNDTGMTPVPAHWKGQCETGRGFEKHHCNRKIVGARVFYHGYETAAGKINEQTEYKSPRDQDGHGSHTAATVAGSLVRGANLEGYAFGMARGMAPGARIAVYKVCWTGGCFSSDILSAVDRAVADGVNILSISLGGGVSSYYRDSLSIATFGAMEMGVLVSSSAGNGGPEPASLTNVSPWITTVGASTMDRDFPATVKMGNGRTLNGVSLYKGRRMLSINKQYPVVYMGGNSSSPDPGSLCLDGTLDRRLVAGKIVICDRGISPRVQKGQVVKDAGGVGMVLANTAANGEELVADCHLLPAVAVGETDGKALKHYVITSPNPTANLAFLGTRLGIRPSPVVAAFSSRGPNSLTLEILKPDVVAPGVNILAAWTGDAGPSGLPTDQRRVKFNLLSGTSMSCPHVSGVAALLKARHPEWSPAAIKSALMTTAYVHDNTHGPLKDASAASPSNPYDHGAGHINPIKALEPGLVYDIEAQDYFEFLCAQKLTPAQLKVFSNRSCAHSLASPGDLNYPAISAVFPEKASITTLTFHRTATNVGPPVSNYHAILSPFKGASLQVEPKTLHFTRKYQKLSYKITFSTVSRQTEPEFGSLVWKDGMHRVRSPIVITWLPPI